One genomic segment of Timaviella obliquedivisa GSE-PSE-MK23-08B includes these proteins:
- a CDS encoding putative colanic acid biosynthesis acetyltransferase, giving the protein MRLDQYTLDSYTPGAPYWKQLLWYFIGSPLVETNWLPMSAVKVQILRCFGSQIGQGVRIKPNVRIKFPWRLQVGDYVWIGENVWIDNLAMITIESHVCLSQGVYLCTGNHDWNHPHFKLLTAPIHVEESSWLAAQCVVGPGVTIGKGSVLGLGSVTSQSLKPMMIYAGNPAQPIKARSPQPAETSTSKQ; this is encoded by the coding sequence ATGCGCCTCGACCAATATACGCTTGATTCCTATACTCCAGGTGCCCCTTACTGGAAGCAATTGCTATGGTACTTCATTGGGTCACCTTTGGTTGAAACAAACTGGTTACCAATGTCTGCCGTTAAAGTGCAAATTCTTCGCTGTTTCGGTAGTCAAATTGGTCAAGGTGTTCGCATTAAACCTAACGTTCGCATTAAGTTTCCTTGGCGGTTGCAAGTGGGCGATTATGTTTGGATTGGCGAAAACGTTTGGATTGATAACCTTGCAATGATCACGATCGAAAGCCACGTTTGCCTGTCTCAAGGGGTTTACCTTTGCACGGGAAATCATGATTGGAATCATCCTCATTTCAAACTTTTGACTGCGCCAATACACGTTGAAGAAAGTAGCTGGTTGGCGGCTCAATGTGTGGTTGGTCCTGGTGTAACTATCGGTAAAGGATCGGTACTAGGTCTGGGTAGCGTTACTAGTCAATCTCTTAAACCGATGATGATTTATGCAGGTAATCCGGCTCAACCGATCAAAGCGCGATCGCCCCAGCCTGCTGAAACTTCTACCTCTAAGCAATAA
- a CDS encoding class I SAM-dependent methyltransferase translates to MKSSQALAEYITTDTRGKWKNNILTFPVELLSLSAQANAYYFGHPEWGRDYLEACHQDEDLKARWQAVIGSWQSKIVVDIGCGPGNMYRALRDCCGIPSLIIGVDFSEGALEIAQELGYETVLADAQRLPFVSGFADVVILNATIHHSDDMESVLHEAARIIRPGGLLLTDHDVQRSMWNNNPIAKLIWKLRLPFYQLIRRGGHATAEEQYWSTTSETHHRPGDGVTRDFYHRILEPLGFDVQVYPHNRTVGASILEGDLGKADWNIRFAQRLCGVNPDSPEAALILMSVSRRHSLNSQ, encoded by the coding sequence ATGAAATCATCTCAAGCACTTGCAGAGTATATTACGACTGATACACGAGGCAAGTGGAAAAATAATATCCTGACCTTTCCTGTTGAACTTCTTAGTTTATCTGCCCAAGCCAATGCCTACTATTTTGGACATCCAGAGTGGGGACGAGACTATCTGGAAGCTTGCCATCAAGATGAAGACTTAAAAGCACGCTGGCAAGCGGTGATTGGCAGTTGGCAAAGCAAAATCGTGGTGGATATTGGCTGCGGACCGGGAAATATGTATCGGGCATTACGTGATTGCTGTGGTATACCCAGCCTGATAATCGGCGTAGACTTTTCTGAAGGTGCACTAGAAATTGCTCAAGAGCTAGGGTATGAGACTGTTCTGGCAGATGCACAAAGACTTCCTTTTGTATCTGGTTTTGCCGATGTGGTGATACTCAATGCCACAATACACCACAGCGACGACATGGAGAGTGTTCTGCATGAAGCCGCTCGGATTATCCGTCCGGGTGGGCTACTGCTGACTGATCACGACGTGCAGCGATCGATGTGGAACAATAACCCGATCGCTAAACTGATCTGGAAGTTGCGCCTCCCCTTCTATCAACTCATTCGACGAGGTGGGCACGCAACCGCAGAGGAACAGTATTGGAGCACTACTTCTGAGACGCACCACCGCCCTGGAGATGGTGTCACTCGTGATTTTTACCACCGAATTCTAGAGCCACTTGGCTTCGACGTACAAGTTTATCCACACAATCGCACCGTCGGGGCATCTATACTTGAGGGAGATCTGGGCAAAGCCGATTGGAATATCCGCTTTGCCCAGCGGCTGTGCGGCGTGAATCCTGATTCGCCAGAGGCAGCGCTAATCTTGATGAGCGTATCACGACGACACAGTTTAAATTCTCAATAA